The genome window ggatcacaagcgtgtatttagaactgccagccaattgtaaggcagccgccttcaactgcggcttcagaacgacctgttctcacttcccattttctgcctattaccaaagtacgtattttgagataacaagaaagtaaagtcgaaaaaaattgtgataacaagggagtcaagtcgggggggggggggggggttattttTCTCCACGGGCCGGAActaataagcgctttttcatgtatttcaatacctcgagttttgtgatccttgagtttagcgctataccttcggaatgaagcaagcgcaaaactcgagagggggctgtagttttttttctctttattggcACAGTCCTGAAACTTTTTGATTGCACCTCATACATGTGTAcacctatacctatctatctgtctacctatataTCTATAGGCAGATACAGATACAGgtagactgatagataaataaatcCCAAATCAATAATCATGACCTTCAAATTAACACAAGTTGCTGGGGAACAGAAAAATCATTAATTTCATTATGGAAACAGCATTAACATTTTGGATAAACATTTACCTGTTGATGAGGGTGAGGGCTTACTGGATGTCTCTGCTGCTTTACTTAAATCCACTTTTAATTCTTGTAATAATTCTACATCAGTATTTAATTTAGTTTGATTTGGAAGTGCATTATTCTCTGTAGATGTTTGTGCTTCTTTATCTGATGGACATTGAGTTTTATCACACTGCATTGTATCTTTAACAGACTTTTTCCTGCTAGTTTCTTCACATTCTTTCTCGTAGTCTTCAAGAAGCTGGGCTTGTACATCCTCTGGTATTTCTACGTCTCCTCCAAAGTCCTCATCTGCATGGGGGCACCAGCACACCAACTACTATTACTTGCCTGCTGTATAAGCTTTACAAAGTATGTAGCAACTATTACAGATGCAtgaaaataccaagaaaaaacaTTTGTGGCTGAATCTGTAGCATAAAGTGCACAACATAAGCTATTAAGCAGCAGCATCAAAATGGTGGCGTAGAGctgcagtataaaaaaaaaaaaaaaaaaaaaaaaaaaagtgtaaccaGTTACTTATGGTATAATATAGATATGTAAAaaggtaagtaaataaataaataaaaccctcATCAATTACAAGGATTACTTTCCAATAAACACTGTGGTTAGTGAATTTAATAACACGGGAAAACTAAGGGGGTAGCCTTGAGTGAAGGTACAAGGAGTAAATATGGAGAAAAATAGTACTTTTTTGCTTGGATTACCCAAAACTAGATGTTAAACATATAAGCAAGAATGGTTTATTTTAAACATTGTTTTACAACCATGTGATATATTCATTTACTTTAGGAGTGAAtaggatttaaaaaaaaatgtatggcaGCTATTGGCTGGGCATACATGGCAGTGAGTGGATGTAGAATGGGAGAAGAGTAGACTCTTGCAATTCTAAATCTCTGATTTTAGTTATTCGAGACCAAACTTGTGCCTTAAATAATTTTACGTTAGAGtaatgggggaggcggtggctgagtggatagcatgaCGATGCCGCATCCAGGACGATGCAGGTTCGCGCCCCGcctggtgccacaagctgggatttttcagtcactgctgagtggcctaagactacccacatgctgtccaaaagaccacctatcaacctggactctagattctaatatcaaagatgagctccagggggcagcatgagccaatgcaagatggcgccactataaaataatTTCCTGTGTCACAACgagctgggccataccatcagacccctccaagcaagcctactggcgccataggcggggcaaaaaaaaaaaagcttgagaaaaacaaaaaagaattttcTAAATAATTAGTGTGGTAGTTTTAAGTGCAACTTCAGCCAGTAAACACATAAAAGTGGAGAAAACCGAGACTAAGAAGTTGTGTACATGTGGCATGTTGAGCAACTTGTTGAAGTTGAATATGAGTAACTACTGGGTTAAGCTATCACTATACGCTGTTTCACTAGGAAATTATAAGTGGCCCTGCTTTTCCTGCCGTGTAtttccccagtgcgcatgcgtggtggacagcagagcgacttatttctgcgaggaggtatttctcgcaacactggcccGTGCCGCTGCCATGTCCCATCCTCCACAGAGTGTTTCCGCTGCCCCGCACCCCACACTGCCCCATGTTGCGTATTTGCTCGCCCCACACCGcgtgctgaataaatttactaacCAAACATAACTGGGGGCttagcccccctcgacccccttaaTATGTGTCAGTACCGATACTCACAAACAcctggctattttccattacatttacgttctgctggattgatgcataagactttcttcTGGTAAaaatacgttcttcatttgaatggagaccacgaagaggaaaatatttcatcaggtgggctgaaaaagactatGGTAACTGAAGAatggggcagcagataaagggaggagggtcaGGTGGCTGGCAGAAGCTATTGTAGTTACTGGAGGCGGGTGGTTCAAAACCAATTCTCGGTTGGCCTctgtggatttctgaccctctgaccttgtccgttatatccgaaatccgttataaacgagtccgttatatcgagggtttactgtactgaaccgtaaggcaactactgagtagatctcttgatgatgggaagctggcagggcagtattgccaactgcaaaatttacaactatttggtcaaaatacagtcacctctcgattaacatgAGTTTAATTAACACGTTTTTGATTTAACACGAgttgatatttaaggagataTCTTTAACTAACGCGATATGTTCAATTTAACACGAgtttcatcgatgacgtcacCGCGTGGAGACACTgtctcagtctgaagctagccggcactgtgagtggaacgtttctctggaatacgtacactgcattttgacctcTACTATAGCACCCAAGCGtccttccacctcttcacaggaggtggaaggatggggtgaggagggaggagggagagcggggtgagGATTTGGCAGACGACGACAAccagtgacgcatcaacaaagtgatggtgagtgtgaggacgtgtttttgttgtgtcagtgacttacaaatgtaatgtagcaattctttctttagaaaactttaacttaaaggaGATATTTTGTCATCAATAGCATGGGTAgtcaatggaagaggaaggaggcaagtgaggcgGAGGTGAAGGGAGCGGCTGGTGACAGGAGAGCGGGGTAAATGTATGACAGAGAGAACAaagatgatgcaggtgtttctgagtgagatgggatgtgaggtgaatgggaggactggaagggagtggatggtgctgctgctggggctaaGTGGAGAGACGAATGggcgagtgattgaggcagtgaaagttcctggagagcatgtggcgtgcaagacgTAGGGAATGATACCTTGCCCCGAGTAGAACACGGACTTTctgcatgtttttgttttctttcacaggagctgccgatacaaaggcctggctggggagaaatcccaagccgcctgtgacatcaagatcaagactgAGGAAGGACGGTGGCTGACGCAGGTGAAAAACATATTCAAATAAATTGagaacgtgtgtttttgttgtttctgtgacctactaatgtattaataatgttttttttaaggtttgagtaacaaaatccccaaaataggcagagtttcccagtgtccaggaatgtaacccccccccccccctattaccgttgtttcctatggggaaattatgtttaacccgagaacgtcggcagaccctttttagggctttcacaagttgtggctgtggtacggtggaccctaaaaaaggctcgccataaaacacctaatttgagctaattgtaggcggtggtggcatagtgcaacccaccatgaatgcccgaggtcattgtggtgggagaatgatcttgaggtgggcttttttgtcataggtggtgctgtaaggtcatggcagactgaattagctatccatacagtaatcacttgtcaaattctctatagtagacaacaagtgactctcgggtagatgccacgcgtcacgagactgtttattttgtaacaaacaccacccaaaaagaatgaagtttgagtaaaagtaaatatttttaatggctttatggatatgagaggagtactctgatgtatgttccatgctcttttcttagtctcaaaatgcagtgtaattttgtcgtttcttgGGCATTTCTCAGCTTTCCCATAGccaaagcccacgggttaaataACGCgattttaaccctttcattgcgcaTGGTGTGGGACGCAagtatcccctcaggcgcagttggGCAGCcaaatggggggtctcttttaacctctgtgtctcaaaaactattcatcacagctaaaaaccaaaaacaccattgggaaAAGAAGGCCCAGATCTatgagtcggttatgtatgcctctcctgcgaacgtataTGCatattcagggagtgttgaatgtgaacacttttgccaactgcaatatttacaactatttggtcaaagaatcagtcaggtgataggtgaagctatgcaaaaatcccGCTGTagtggacaagaacatccaccagttactcgtccgtagattatccgcgctgggctgatatgattttccaccaaatttagtggagaacccactcaattggcaatcctgtaaTGTGAGGAAGAGTGTTGGAGCACTCCCATATGCGTGAGATTTGAGCGCAGCCTgagctcgcagtgagcgtttagcaccaccagcaaatgcgcCTACCGCtcactgcaagcgtttagcaatgaaagggttaaataacGCGACATCTCCAGGAGCGTAACCCTCCCATTCATCAAGAGGTGACtgtatcagtcatgtgatagatgaagctatgcaaaaatgtcgctatattggtcaacaacatccaccagctgctcgtccatagattttccgcgcttttccacgctaggctgatatgattttccaccaaattaatcgaattggcaatgctgtggggtgagaaatagtgttggaacactctcatacgcgggaaatttgagtgcgactggagctctctgcgagcgtttagcaccaccggcaagttatgctagtgctcgctgcgagcgtttagcaacgaaagggttaagTAAGATTAACCAAAAAAGTTACTCAAAGAGCTGCATCACATGCCAACAAAGGAACCAGCCATCATGAAGCATCTGCCACTTTCTTTTTTAGCTCTCCAAGTGCTTGATTCAGCATATCATACTACTGCAAATTAATCACTAATAAtgtttttttcaataaaaatcatGTAATTAATATATCAGATGAGCAATAGAAACTGGATCATAACTACAAATATAACAGACGAGGGACAGGGTAAACAGAAAAATACTGACTGTGACAGATCTCATCccaaatggattttttttttcacaatgtGGCCTATAGTGCCAGTAAGCTGTTACATtggagcctgatggtcagcccgagcccgtcatagcgcaggcaattgtttatagtggcgccattatatgagaggaaaatggaaaaatcaTAGGAGAAAATGCTAATAAGATACAGAAAGTACTCTTTTGCTGATGAGTTGATGAATGTGAAGAACAATGAAAACAACCAATGCTGGTATTCTCTGCATGAATGAAAAAGTGTGGAAGAAAACTACATAGCACAAAATGATACTGAAGTAGGTGGCAAAGCCATATTAAAGAACATGAAGGACAAAAATGCCTTCTTGTTCATTGAGTGAATCCTCACCCTCCCTTGTGTACAAATATgcttaatatatataaatatatatatatatatatatatatatatatatatatatatatatatatatatatatatatatatatatatatatatatatatatatatatatatatatatatatatatatatatatatatatataaatatatatatatatatatatatatatatatatatatatatatatatatatatatatatatatatatataaaaccactTACTGTTTTTATTACTGAATAGTTTCCTTATGATTACGTAATATCTTATGCTAGAATAGTATTTTTTACATGGGTATGAACAACACTGCTATTAACTGATTTAAAAAATCAAGCACCTGAACTTGTTTTAGCTCTCACCTTCATCCCAAACGAGGTCTGTATCTGTACTCATTTTCTCTGCTCGTTCCTTTAAAACCTTTCGTTTTTCTTCAGCTGCTTCTAGTTGGTTAACCTTATAGAAGTAACGATGCCAAAATACTACATGCGAAACCTGAAAGAGACAACTTAAATTACTTTTAATCTCAGGCATTCAGGTCATTAGAAAGGCACAAGTAATTTATATACAGCAGATATTAGACAAAAGAAAAGTGAGCCAAAAATTCTTTGATTAGACAATTCTATATAAAGAATGGAGGGCATGGCACCAAGATACATACCTGGGCAGGAACAAGAGTTGTGTAATGGTGTCTGAGTGGTTGGTTATTAACAAGAAGATCTGACAGTTCTGCCTGTCGGGATTCAAGGTCAAACGTTGAGAGCCAGGCTTCATACTGTGACTCTTCCCCTTCAGGGTCTGTTAGATATGTGGCTGCATCTTGTGATACTGCATATATGGCAGCCTGGGtacaaaagaaataaagggatttattaaacaaatttacaacTCTGTTGGGGAGTACATtacatgtgtgagtgtgtgtgtgtgtgtgtgtgtgtgtgtgtgtgtgtgtgtgtgtgtgtgtgtaataataataataataataattaacggtTTACTTAGGGTCATATGCAGCCAacggctgaaaatatacattagaATTAACCCGTACAGCACCGGGATGCAGTacgcgcgtcctcggatatggtacggggcacgcaaggacgcagtatatgagtcctcgtgttgaagggattaagaatcttaataacaggcataaaggagtcagaggggggatgagtaggaggaatatgcccagaatcgttcagagtggagtttttacagaaagtttgagagaagagttcaaccttagagatagatgagatagcagtgctgccatcagggttaaggagaggagggaaagatgaagaagtgaaactggaggagatatttttggctaggtgccaaaagtctctggaagaattagaaaaagcaagattTTGACATTACTtattgatgaaagagcttttggtaagtcgaagaatagatctggcacgattccaggcagatatttaaagatcatggttagcaggagtgcgaaggctgtgttaccttttgtgagctgtcttTACCATTGTGACATTTCTTTTCGTTAAACTCCGTTTCCCATTCTCTACTCCATTCACGTATCTTATTTAAATCTTCCAACAGCTCATTACAatcatcatctcttatttttctaagcagtttggcatCATCTGCATATGTGTATGTGGCGtcatctgtgtatgtgtgtgcgtaaaaataatattaataaaataatgatcataatataTGGTTTATTCAGTAACTGCAGCCACTACACTGAAAATGTACAAATTACAAGTTGATTAATTTATTTTAAAAGTGAATTAttggaaaaatatataagcaagtaCAGAAAAAATGGGGATGGGGACTAGTGGGGCTATGATATTTGTGGGAAGGTGGGGTTGACAGAGGTATGGGCAGGAGGtggggtggagtgcagtgtgTCAATTTCAGCCTCCTAACTAACAGCAATTTTGTTTAGAGCAATGATGCACACATATAGTTtggagtaatagtaatagtaccaCTTTTAATATTCAATATATT of Eriocheir sinensis breed Jianghai 21 chromosome 2, ASM2467909v1, whole genome shotgun sequence contains these proteins:
- the LOC126999089 gene encoding BSD domain-containing protein 1-like isoform X1, whose translation is MFCALCNTDFFMTSCYQDGAIALFYGGGGDASWWGWIQSAKEKVVSQSSEVLEFVKKDIDEFTKVVSEEASSMVSSTATTLKEKLRLDEDDSAANTMKKSVSGFLNHVAEVFTPPPDDADQEAIVIRNQQPVILNRLQAAIYAVSQDAATYLTDPEGEESQYEAWLSTFDLESRQAELSDLLVNNQPLRHHYTTLVPAQVSHVVFWHRYFYKVNQLEAAEEKRKVLKERAEKMSTDTDLVWDEDEDFGGDVEIPEDVQAQLLEDYEKECEETSRKKSVKDTMQCDKTQCPSDKEAQTSTENNALPNQTKLNTDVELLQELKVDLSKAAETSSKPSPSSTESNEDEWEKVDATDATNPPSSSASTSTTKANKTEKSEESKSEDWSWD
- the LOC126999089 gene encoding BSD domain-containing protein 1-like isoform X2; amino-acid sequence: MFCALCNTDFFMTSCYQDGAIALFYGGGGDASWWGWIQSAKEKVVSQSSEVLEFVKKDIDEFTKVVSEEASSMVSSTATTLKEKLRLDEDDSAANTMKKSVSGFLNHVAEVFTPPPDDADQEAIVIRNQQPVILNRLQAAIYAVSQDAATYLTDPEGEESQYEAWLSTFDLESRQAELSDLLVNNQPLRHHYTTLVPAQVSHVVFWHRYFYKVNQLEAAEEKRKVLKERAEKMSTDTDLVWDEDEDFGGDVEIPEDVQAQLLEDYEKECEETSRKKSVKDTMQCDKTQCPSDKEAQTSTENNALPNQTKLNTDVELLQELKVDLSKAAETSSKPSPSSTARPSFFEAENTCCPGDLFVMHS